One Brachybacterium kimchii genomic window carries:
- a CDS encoding alpha-amylase family glycosyl hydrolase, translating to METSSAPEALPAPDSDAPRWQHAICWQVYPLGFCGAPLHREDLGAETYGERHGDNVVHRLDRIVGWLDHLLALGADVLILNPIFDSASHGYDTLDHLRVDPRLGDESDLDALIAACRERGISLVLDGVFNHVSHLHPLVRRALADGPDSPAGACIRWSGAHPYGFEGNEDLVELNLAEPAVQERIAQVMNLWLDRGISGWRLDAMYAAGPEAWAPILDVVRAENPEAWILGEVIHGDYRTFAEASGADSITQYELWKAIWSSIRETNLFELAHALGRHEAFVHGGEGDGGGSPFLPLTFLGNHDTTRIASQLPDGRDLAVAVTLLALLPGIPAIYAGDELGAVGTKEDRAGGDDAVRPLFPASPDALRSGIGPVGTWHGGAPAGTSPSLALLSRPAAPRLFEVHQRLLGLRRREGWLSTAQVRVDEDSLTNTSARIVLEAAGGGAADGSDALRELALWLNLGEDPLALPDEGEVLTLVSGADMLDAVGPPAPGAVPPHGVAVTRLI from the coding sequence ATGGAGACCTCATCCGCCCCTGAGGCCCTGCCCGCTCCCGACTCCGACGCGCCGCGGTGGCAGCACGCGATCTGCTGGCAGGTCTATCCGCTGGGGTTCTGCGGCGCCCCGCTGCACCGCGAGGACCTGGGAGCCGAGACCTACGGCGAGCGCCATGGCGACAACGTGGTCCATCGGCTGGACCGCATCGTCGGCTGGCTCGACCACCTGCTCGCGCTCGGCGCGGACGTGCTGATCCTGAACCCGATCTTCGACTCCGCCTCCCACGGCTACGACACCCTCGACCATCTGCGCGTGGACCCCCGGCTGGGCGACGAATCGGACCTCGACGCGCTCATCGCGGCATGCCGCGAGCGCGGCATCTCCCTCGTGCTCGACGGCGTCTTCAACCACGTCTCGCACCTGCACCCGCTGGTGCGGCGGGCGCTGGCCGACGGCCCCGACTCCCCCGCCGGCGCGTGCATCCGCTGGTCCGGTGCGCACCCGTACGGCTTCGAGGGCAATGAGGACCTCGTCGAGCTGAACCTCGCCGAGCCCGCGGTCCAGGAGCGGATCGCCCAGGTGATGAACCTGTGGCTCGACCGCGGGATCAGCGGCTGGCGGCTGGACGCCATGTACGCGGCGGGTCCCGAGGCCTGGGCGCCGATCCTGGACGTGGTGCGGGCCGAAAACCCGGAGGCGTGGATCCTCGGCGAGGTCATCCACGGCGACTACCGGACCTTCGCCGAGGCCTCCGGTGCGGACTCGATCACCCAGTACGAGCTGTGGAAGGCGATCTGGTCCTCGATCCGCGAGACGAACCTCTTCGAGCTCGCCCACGCGCTCGGCCGGCACGAGGCGTTCGTGCACGGCGGAGAAGGCGACGGCGGGGGCTCCCCGTTCCTGCCGCTGACCTTCCTGGGCAACCACGACACCACGCGCATCGCCTCGCAGCTGCCCGATGGCCGCGACCTCGCGGTCGCCGTCACCCTGCTCGCGCTGCTGCCGGGGATCCCCGCGATCTATGCGGGCGACGAGCTGGGAGCCGTCGGCACCAAGGAGGACCGCGCGGGCGGGGACGACGCCGTGCGCCCGCTGTTCCCCGCCTCGCCCGACGCCCTGCGCTCCGGCATCGGGCCCGTCGGCACCTGGCACGGCGGGGCTCCCGCGGGCACCTCCCCCTCCCTCGCGCTGCTCTCCCGGCCCGCCGCGCCGCGCCTCTTCGAGGTGCATCAGCGCCTGCTCGGCCTGCGCCGCCGCGAGGGCTGGCTCTCGACCGCACAGGTCCGCGTGGACGAGGACTCGCTGACCAACACGTCGGCGCGGATCGTGCTCGAGGCCGCCGGGGGAGGTGCCGCCGACGGATCCGACGCCCTGCGCGAACTCGCGCTCTGGCTCAACCTCGGCGAGGATCCGCTCGCGCTGCCGGACGAGGGCGAGGTCCTCACTCTCGTCTCGGGCGCCGACATGCTCGACGCCGTCGGCCCTCCGGCGCCCGGCGCCGTACCCCCGCACGGTGTCGCCGTGACCCGGCTGATCTGA
- a CDS encoding ABC transporter ATP-binding protein, with amino-acid sequence MIASMGRLWQTVRPIRFRLFLGLLSALVASTSALLIPQVLEWIINRLDAEPTAAAVWTGGAMVMGIGLLEASLIWLRRMFAVSPSTTVEKEMRVSFYRKVIHLPVAFHDAWGSGQLLSRMMSDISLIRRWVAFGMIMIVTDVVTIIVGMVLLFRSSSLLALIFVCAAVPVCILAFRFNQRFAYLSRLSQDQNGDLATTIEQSVQGIRVLKAFGRGPTALEGFTEQADELRRTEVKMATAMATFNMFMFMLPEIALGLALLLGLYETSQDHMNTGQMASYFATATMVIGPVRMLGNHLGQAINTNTALDRHFEVMDLSNDITSPESADEPAPAGSRGDVRLTGVHFRYADAPARIPDVIDGADLHIRPGETMALVGVTGSGKSTLLQLIPRLYDVTGGRITIDGIDVRDMDLVDLRSLTAVAFEDATLFSDTVRGNVMLGADEALTPEQSEELLHLALRTADAGFALDLPDGLDTRIGEEGMSLSGGQRQRLALARAIAARPAVLLLDDPLSALDTKTEERVTDRLREVLEGTTTLIVAHRTSTVALADRVALIDHGEIVAVGTHTDLMRSSARYRYVIANQEEEARSNQDIETLTGELDLREVQETAGKEGER; translated from the coding sequence ATGATCGCGTCCATGGGCCGTCTCTGGCAGACGGTCCGACCCATCCGCTTCCGCCTCTTCCTCGGACTCCTCAGTGCGCTCGTCGCCTCCACGAGCGCCCTGCTCATCCCGCAGGTCCTCGAATGGATCATCAACCGCCTGGACGCCGAGCCGACCGCCGCCGCGGTGTGGACCGGCGGGGCGATGGTGATGGGCATCGGCCTGCTCGAGGCCTCCCTCATCTGGCTGCGACGCATGTTCGCCGTCTCGCCCTCGACCACGGTCGAGAAGGAGATGCGCGTCAGTTTCTACCGCAAGGTGATCCACCTGCCCGTCGCGTTCCACGACGCCTGGGGGTCCGGCCAGCTGCTCTCGCGCATGATGAGCGACATCAGCCTGATCCGCCGCTGGGTCGCCTTCGGCATGATCATGATCGTCACCGACGTGGTCACGATCATCGTCGGCATGGTGCTGCTGTTCCGCTCGAGCTCGCTGCTCGCGCTGATCTTCGTGTGCGCGGCGGTGCCGGTGTGCATCCTCGCCTTCCGCTTCAACCAGCGCTTCGCCTACCTCTCACGCCTCTCGCAGGACCAGAACGGCGACCTCGCCACCACCATCGAGCAGTCCGTGCAGGGCATCCGCGTGCTCAAGGCCTTCGGTCGCGGCCCGACGGCCCTCGAGGGCTTCACCGAGCAGGCCGACGAGCTGCGCCGCACCGAGGTGAAGATGGCGACGGCCATGGCCACCTTCAACATGTTCATGTTCATGCTCCCCGAGATCGCCCTCGGCCTCGCGCTGCTGCTGGGGCTGTACGAGACCTCGCAGGACCACATGAACACCGGTCAGATGGCCTCGTACTTCGCGACCGCGACGATGGTCATCGGCCCCGTCCGGATGCTCGGCAACCACCTGGGGCAGGCGATCAACACGAACACGGCACTCGACCGCCACTTCGAGGTCATGGACCTGTCCAACGACATCACCTCGCCCGAGAGCGCGGACGAGCCCGCACCCGCAGGCTCCCGCGGCGACGTGCGCCTGACCGGCGTCCACTTCCGCTACGCCGACGCCCCCGCGCGCATCCCCGACGTCATCGACGGCGCCGACCTGCACATCCGCCCCGGCGAGACGATGGCGCTGGTGGGCGTCACCGGCAGCGGCAAGTCCACGCTGCTGCAGCTGATCCCGCGCCTCTACGACGTCACCGGTGGCCGCATCACGATCGACGGGATCGACGTGCGCGACATGGACCTCGTGGACCTGCGCTCGCTCACGGCCGTCGCCTTCGAGGACGCGACGCTGTTCTCCGACACCGTGCGCGGCAACGTCATGCTCGGGGCCGACGAGGCCCTCACCCCCGAGCAGTCCGAGGAGCTGCTGCACCTGGCGCTGCGCACGGCCGACGCGGGCTTCGCCCTCGACCTGCCCGACGGCCTGGACACCCGCATCGGCGAGGAGGGCATGAGCCTCTCCGGCGGTCAGCGCCAGCGCCTGGCGCTCGCCCGCGCGATCGCGGCGCGGCCCGCCGTCCTGCTGCTCGACGACCCGCTGTCGGCCCTGGACACCAAGACGGAGGAGCGCGTGACCGACCGTCTGCGCGAGGTGCTCGAGGGCACCACCACGCTGATCGTCGCCCACCGCACCTCCACGGTCGCCCTCGCCGATCGCGTCGCCCTCATCGACCACGGGGAGATCGTCGCGGTGGGCACCCACACCGACCTCATGCGCAGCTCCGCCCGCTACCGGTACGTGATCGCGAACCAGGAGGAGGAGGCCCGCAGCAACCAGGACATCGAGACCCTCACCGGGGAGCTCGATCTGCGGGAGGTCCAGGAGACCGCAGGGAAGGAGGGAGAGCGATGA
- a CDS encoding Fic family protein, whose protein sequence is MTPDDSEYAGSAWPRTTTEEREWTPSERMLATLDAFERHRISRPYRAVLAPEIATATPHLPGALLVRVMEASEDISRFDEQMTTRPLPMPAVLLRSESASSSQIEHLSTSARQLAFASLGLSDRENAQLVAANVEAMSNALSADGPVDAALILQVHEALLGESQSDIVGRFRDQQVWIGGRSTSPHRADFVAPHHERVSAAIDDLSAFAARTDLPPLVQTALAHAQFETIHPFEDGNGRTGRVLAQLVLRRRGLARHTTLPISSGLLQNTDAYFSALTAYRDGDPAPIVEQMSQAAHLATESGRMLDHELRGLRDRWTELIRARTDSTAWRLADLLFAQPVVNAAWAARQLEVTDRSARTALGVLEEAGVVSETTAARRNRVWQAKQVLDLLDDHASRLGRRA, encoded by the coding sequence ATGACCCCGGACGACAGCGAGTACGCGGGATCCGCATGGCCGCGCACGACGACCGAGGAGCGGGAATGGACTCCGTCTGAGCGCATGCTCGCGACGCTCGACGCGTTCGAGCGCCACCGCATCTCACGTCCCTACCGAGCAGTGCTCGCACCGGAGATCGCCACGGCGACTCCTCATCTTCCGGGCGCTCTGCTCGTGAGGGTCATGGAGGCCTCCGAGGACATCAGCCGATTCGACGAGCAGATGACCACGCGGCCGCTCCCCATGCCCGCGGTCCTCCTGCGCTCCGAGTCCGCGTCGAGCTCGCAGATCGAGCACCTCTCCACGAGCGCGCGGCAACTCGCCTTCGCCTCCCTGGGACTCAGCGATCGGGAGAACGCTCAGCTCGTCGCCGCGAACGTGGAGGCGATGAGCAATGCACTCTCCGCCGACGGGCCGGTCGACGCCGCCCTCATCCTGCAGGTCCATGAGGCACTGCTGGGGGAATCCCAGAGCGACATCGTCGGCCGGTTCCGCGACCAGCAGGTGTGGATCGGAGGCCGCTCGACGAGTCCGCACCGCGCCGACTTCGTCGCTCCGCACCATGAACGGGTCTCGGCCGCCATCGACGACCTGTCGGCGTTCGCTGCGAGGACCGACCTCCCCCCGCTCGTGCAGACCGCGCTCGCTCACGCGCAGTTCGAGACGATCCACCCCTTCGAGGACGGCAATGGGCGCACGGGCCGAGTGCTCGCCCAGCTCGTCCTGCGACGGCGCGGCCTCGCCCGACACACGACTCTGCCCATCTCCTCGGGCCTGCTCCAGAACACCGACGCCTACTTCTCTGCGCTCACCGCCTATCGCGACGGCGATCCTGCACCGATCGTGGAGCAGATGTCCCAGGCGGCGCACCTCGCGACGGAGAGCGGGCGGATGCTCGATCACGAGCTGCGCGGGCTCAGGGACCGATGGACCGAACTCATCCGGGCTCGCACGGACTCGACGGCTTGGAGACTCGCCGATCTGCTCTTCGCACAGCCGGTGGTCAATGCTGCATGGGCGGCTCGGCAGCTGGAAGTCACCGATCGCTCTGCCCGCACCGCGCTCGGAGTGCTCGAGGAGGCCGGGGTGGTCAGCGAGACCACGGCCGCCCGCCGCAACCGCGTGTGGCAGGCGAAGCAGGTGCTCGACCTGCTCGACGACCACGCGTCCCGGCTCGGTCGGCGCGCGTAA
- a CDS encoding ABC transporter ATP-binding protein, translating to MSAPAREEDEEQRVLSPEENKRARSRSLTLLRELLHPVRGQFAAMSVMVVIAQLAVVAGPAIIAWGIDNALTPMVEGNPAPALGAAALHLSCAIVGGVLTFGYVRQGTVVGERMLLSLRRKVFRFTQKQDLEFHERYTSGRMVSRQTSDMEALRELVDSGVDILVGSTLSMVFTVVLIVTMDWVTGVVMLLMLVPGVMLTSWFQKRSREQYRQIRTHSARLIVHFVETMGGIRAVQAFRKEPADEKRFDDLAQDYRDASLASTMTFGIYQPALRILANATIAVVLLVGGFRVLGGHLEVGSLVALALYSRRFFQPIDQLASFYNTLQSGLSALEKIATLLAESPSVKESEHPTPMPASTGRVDFEDVSFRYTADGPLVLKPLDLHIPPGQTIALVGQTGAGKSTVAKLISRFYDATEGEVLLDGVDLRDISMQDLTRNIVMVTQEAYLFSGTVADNIELGMPGAPREDIERAARAIGADDFIENLPDGYDTDVNKRGGRVSAGQRQLISFARAFLADPRVLILDEATSSLDIPSERMVQEGLTKLLGERTALIIAHRLSTVMIADRVLVVHGGEVVEDGSPAELVAAGGRFAALYQAWQESL from the coding sequence ATGAGCGCCCCCGCACGCGAGGAGGACGAGGAGCAGCGCGTCCTCTCCCCCGAGGAGAACAAGCGGGCCAGGTCCCGCTCGCTGACCCTGCTGCGCGAGTTGCTGCACCCCGTGCGCGGCCAGTTCGCCGCCATGAGCGTGATGGTCGTGATCGCCCAGCTCGCGGTCGTCGCGGGCCCCGCGATCATCGCCTGGGGCATCGACAACGCCCTCACGCCGATGGTCGAGGGCAATCCCGCGCCCGCACTCGGCGCCGCCGCCCTGCACCTGAGCTGCGCGATCGTCGGCGGGGTGCTGACCTTCGGGTACGTCCGCCAGGGCACCGTGGTCGGCGAGCGGATGCTGCTGAGCCTGCGCAGGAAGGTCTTCCGCTTCACCCAGAAGCAGGATCTCGAGTTCCACGAGCGCTACACCTCCGGCCGCATGGTCTCCCGCCAGACCTCCGACATGGAGGCCCTGCGCGAGCTCGTCGACTCCGGCGTCGACATCCTCGTCGGCTCCACCCTGTCGATGGTGTTCACGGTGGTCCTCATCGTCACCATGGACTGGGTGACCGGCGTGGTCATGCTGCTGATGCTGGTCCCCGGCGTCATGCTCACCAGCTGGTTCCAGAAGCGCTCGCGCGAGCAGTACCGACAGATCCGCACCCATTCGGCGCGGCTCATCGTCCACTTCGTGGAGACCATGGGCGGCATCCGCGCCGTCCAGGCCTTCCGCAAGGAGCCGGCCGACGAGAAGCGCTTCGACGACCTCGCCCAGGACTACCGCGATGCCTCGCTGGCCTCGACGATGACCTTCGGCATCTACCAGCCGGCCCTGCGCATCCTCGCCAACGCGACGATCGCGGTGGTGCTGCTGGTGGGCGGCTTCCGCGTGCTCGGCGGTCACCTCGAGGTGGGCTCGCTGGTGGCGCTCGCGCTGTACTCGCGGCGCTTCTTCCAGCCCATCGACCAGCTCGCGAGCTTCTACAACACGCTGCAGAGCGGGCTCTCGGCCCTCGAGAAGATCGCGACGCTGCTCGCGGAGTCCCCGAGCGTCAAGGAGTCCGAGCACCCCACGCCGATGCCGGCCTCCACCGGGCGCGTCGACTTCGAGGACGTCTCCTTCCGCTACACGGCCGACGGCCCCCTCGTGCTCAAGCCCCTGGACCTCCACATCCCACCGGGGCAGACGATCGCCCTGGTGGGGCAGACGGGCGCGGGCAAGTCGACGGTCGCGAAGCTCATCAGCCGCTTCTACGACGCGACCGAGGGCGAGGTGCTGCTGGACGGCGTGGACCTGCGGGACATCTCGATGCAGGACCTCACGCGCAACATCGTCATGGTCACCCAGGAGGCGTACCTGTTCTCCGGGACGGTCGCGGACAACATCGAGCTGGGCATGCCCGGGGCCCCGCGCGAGGACATCGAGCGGGCGGCCCGCGCCATCGGCGCGGACGACTTCATCGAGAACCTCCCCGACGGCTACGACACCGACGTGAACAAGCGCGGCGGCCGCGTCTCCGCGGGCCAGCGGCAGCTGATCTCCTTCGCCCGCGCCTTCCTCGCCGATCCGCGCGTGCTGATCCTCGACGAGGCCACGAGCTCGCTGGACATCCCCAGCGAGCGTATGGTGCAGGAGGGGCTGACCAAGCTGCTCGGCGAGCGGACGGCGCTGATCATCGCACACCGCCTCTCGACGGTGATGATCGCCGACCGGGTGCTCGTGGTCCACGGCGGCGAGGTCGTCGAGGACGGCTCCCCCGCCGAGCTGGTCGCCGCCGGCGGTCGCTTCGCCGCGCTCTACCAGGCGTGGCAGGAGTCACTCTGA
- the betT gene encoding choline BCCT transporter BetT has product MTAGTDRTPTTTAALTPDPSAAAPIYPAPGAPRGPRANPPVLIGSAALIGAVALWAILAPAQAGVVIGAIVTWTSQNLGWYYIVTAGIVVAFVLFLALGRTGATKLGPDHARPQFNLFTWTAMLFAAGIGIDLMFFSVSEPISQYYEPPTGGGQNIEAARQAIVWTLFHYGPVGWAMYALMGAAFAYFAYRRNMPLSIRTLLSPLFGRRMDGWAGHTVDIAAVLGTVFGIATSLGIGVVQLNYGLHQLFGLPEGVGAQIGLIVLSVLMATVSTVSGVEKGIRRLSELNVILAIVLLVYIAATGNTRRILEGLVMNVGDFLSRFPGMLLDTFAWEQPDTWSSTWTLFFWAWWIAWAPFVGLFLARISRGRSLRQFVLGVLVVPFLFIALFISVFGNSALELVIGGDDAFGQVAMATPERAFYDLLAQYPGATLLIGLATLTGLLFYVTSADSGALVLANFTSVIEDPKQDGATWLRVFWAVLTGVLTLAMLLVGGITTLQGATLVIGVPFSIVLYLVMISLYRALRSETQQVDSFRATLVARSGASEHSWRSRLRRSMSYPQRGATLRYLERTVAPALQEVASEMREGGAEVDVERQDVEGHPVPSLVLRVRLPGCDDFVYQVHPVAQPMPSFAVRVAPEDDDYYRLEVFTATGSRGYDVYGYSSEHLITDVLDLYESHLEYLRVSQGGVDGALASAVTTDWHEDFPAVEEDPEGPSADGDPARGDRADEDRTDDEPTPVR; this is encoded by the coding sequence ATGACAGCAGGCACCGACCGCACCCCAACCACTACGGCCGCGCTGACGCCCGACCCGTCGGCCGCAGCCCCGATCTACCCGGCACCGGGGGCCCCGCGCGGACCCCGCGCGAACCCGCCCGTGCTGATCGGGTCCGCCGCCCTGATCGGCGCGGTCGCGCTCTGGGCGATCCTGGCGCCCGCTCAGGCAGGGGTGGTGATCGGAGCGATCGTCACCTGGACCTCCCAGAACCTGGGCTGGTACTACATCGTCACCGCGGGCATCGTCGTCGCCTTCGTGCTCTTCCTGGCGCTCGGCCGCACGGGCGCCACCAAGCTCGGCCCCGACCACGCCCGGCCCCAGTTCAACCTGTTCACCTGGACGGCGATGCTGTTCGCCGCGGGCATCGGCATCGACCTCATGTTCTTCTCGGTCTCCGAGCCGATCTCCCAGTACTACGAGCCGCCCACGGGCGGCGGGCAGAACATCGAGGCCGCCCGGCAGGCGATCGTCTGGACTCTCTTCCACTACGGGCCCGTGGGCTGGGCGATGTACGCGCTGATGGGCGCGGCCTTCGCCTACTTCGCCTACCGGCGCAACATGCCGCTGAGCATCCGCACGCTGCTCTCGCCGCTGTTCGGCCGGCGCATGGACGGCTGGGCCGGGCACACGGTCGACATCGCCGCCGTGCTGGGCACCGTCTTCGGGATCGCGACCTCGCTGGGCATCGGCGTGGTGCAGCTGAACTACGGCCTGCACCAGCTCTTCGGACTACCCGAGGGCGTCGGCGCGCAGATCGGCCTCATCGTGCTGAGCGTGCTGATGGCGACCGTGTCCACCGTGAGCGGCGTCGAGAAGGGCATCCGCCGGCTCTCCGAGCTCAACGTCATCCTCGCGATCGTGCTGCTCGTCTACATCGCCGCCACCGGGAACACGCGCCGCATCCTCGAGGGCCTCGTGATGAACGTCGGCGACTTCCTCTCGCGCTTCCCGGGCATGCTCCTGGACACCTTCGCGTGGGAGCAGCCGGACACCTGGTCGAGCACCTGGACCCTGTTCTTCTGGGCCTGGTGGATCGCCTGGGCGCCGTTCGTGGGCCTGTTCCTCGCGCGGATCTCCCGCGGCCGCTCGCTCCGCCAGTTCGTCCTGGGCGTGCTGGTGGTGCCGTTCCTGTTCATCGCCCTGTTCATCTCGGTGTTCGGCAACAGCGCCCTCGAGCTCGTGATCGGCGGGGACGACGCCTTCGGACAGGTCGCGATGGCCACACCCGAGCGCGCCTTCTACGACCTGCTCGCCCAGTACCCGGGCGCGACGCTGCTCATCGGGCTCGCGACCCTCACCGGCCTGCTGTTCTATGTGACCTCGGCCGACTCCGGCGCGCTCGTCCTCGCGAACTTCACCTCCGTGATCGAGGACCCGAAGCAGGACGGCGCCACCTGGCTGCGCGTGTTCTGGGCGGTCCTCACCGGCGTGCTCACCCTCGCGATGCTGCTGGTTGGCGGGATCACCACCCTGCAGGGGGCGACGCTCGTGATCGGCGTGCCCTTCTCGATCGTCCTGTACCTGGTGATGATCTCCCTGTACCGCGCGCTGCGCAGCGAGACCCAGCAGGTCGACAGCTTCCGGGCCACCTTGGTGGCCCGCTCCGGCGCCTCCGAGCACTCCTGGCGCTCGCGACTGCGCCGCTCCATGTCCTACCCGCAGCGCGGCGCGACCCTGCGCTACCTCGAGCGCACCGTCGCCCCGGCCCTGCAGGAGGTCGCCTCCGAGATGCGCGAGGGCGGCGCCGAGGTCGACGTCGAGCGGCAGGACGTCGAGGGCCATCCCGTGCCCAGCCTCGTGCTGCGCGTGCGCCTGCCCGGATGCGACGACTTCGTCTACCAGGTGCACCCCGTCGCCCAGCCCATGCCGTCCTTCGCCGTGCGCGTCGCCCCCGAGGACGACGACTACTACCGGCTCGAGGTCTTCACCGCGACCGGTTCACGCGGCTACGACGTGTACGGCTACTCCTCGGAGCACCTAATCACCGACGTCCTGGACCTCTACGAGTCGCACCTCGAGTACCTGCGCGTCTCGCAGGGAGGGGTCGACGGGGCCCTCGCCTCGGCCGTCACCACCGACTGGCACGAGGACTTCCCGGCGGTCGAGGAGGATCCTGAGGGCCCGTCGGCCGACGGGGATCCGGCGCGCGGGGACCGGGCCGACGAGGACCGGACAGACGACGAGCCCACCCCGGTGCGCTGA